One genomic segment of Paenibacillus xylanexedens includes these proteins:
- a CDS encoding cold-shock protein, with protein sequence MYNRKKPLEEIPQADAAIWECTSDTCKGWMRDNFAFDNVPTCPICASEMVSTTRMLPLLENSNSNLKTMPKGNRI encoded by the coding sequence ATGTATAATCGCAAAAAACCGTTGGAAGAGATTCCACAAGCTGATGCGGCAATCTGGGAATGTACGAGTGATACGTGCAAAGGATGGATGCGGGACAATTTTGCGTTTGATAACGTACCTACTTGTCCGATATGTGCTTCTGAGATGGTCAGCACGACTAGGATGCTACCATTGCTTGAGAATTCGAATAGTAATCTGAAAACGATGCCTAAAGGAAATCGGATTTAA
- a CDS encoding cold-shock protein, whose protein sequence is MQNGTVKWFNADKGFGFIEVEGGEDVFVHFSAITGDGFKTLDEGQRVQFKIVQGNRGPQAEEVVKL, encoded by the coding sequence ATGCAAAACGGAACAGTAAAATGGTTCAACGCTGATAAAGGCTTCGGTTTCATCGAAGTTGAAGGCGGAGAAGATGTATTCGTACACTTCAGCGCTATTACAGGCGACGGCTTCAAAACTCTGGACGAAGGTCAACGCGTACAATTTAAAATTGTACAAGGAAACCGTGGTCCTCAAGCAGAAGAAGTTGTAAAACTGTAA
- a CDS encoding GntR family transcriptional regulator has protein sequence MEVPKYRSLKDHVYDYIAQKIQDGTLLPNQKINEAEICKKLDISRTPTREALFQLASDNLLQYIPRRGFIVTPFDAGKKLEFSQAIGVLEALAATLAADHLRPSELLEMETLVVRMDEDISQLDLAAYNKNQYQFHNLYIQRCGNATVIEMLNTLKNSFIRQSYVSDNKPKLSEVLMEVNEEHRQILSAFRAKDKNQLEALLKHHWRIIDNDML, from the coding sequence ATGGAGGTACCCAAATACCGGTCCTTGAAAGATCACGTATACGATTACATTGCCCAGAAGATTCAGGACGGGACGTTACTTCCCAACCAGAAGATCAACGAGGCCGAAATATGCAAAAAGCTGGACATCAGTCGCACGCCTACTCGGGAGGCGCTTTTCCAGCTGGCTTCAGACAATCTGCTGCAATACATCCCACGCAGGGGATTTATTGTCACTCCTTTTGATGCAGGCAAAAAACTGGAGTTCTCCCAAGCGATCGGTGTGCTGGAGGCACTTGCTGCCACACTTGCAGCAGACCATCTCAGACCATCAGAACTTTTGGAGATGGAAACTCTGGTTGTTCGAATGGACGAAGATATCAGCCAGCTTGATCTTGCTGCCTACAACAAGAACCAATATCAGTTCCATAATCTGTACATTCAGCGATGTGGTAACGCCACAGTCATTGAGATGTTAAACACATTGAAGAACAGTTTCATCCGGCAGTCCTATGTTAGTGATAATAAACCAAAGCTATCTGAGGTACTGATGGAAGTTAATGAAGAGCACCGGCAAATTTTAAGTGCTTTTCGAGCCAAAGATAAGAACCAACTGGAAGCCCTGCTCAAACACCATTGGCGGATTATCGACAACGATATGCTGTAG
- a CDS encoding amino acid ABC transporter permease, whose protein sequence is MNLDFSFLLEHWQDYAQSAWVTLELSFFGVLFGTLLGVIMALMRISRIWPIKFVASAYIELIRGTPMLVQILIIHYGLTVVGVNLPAFMSGVVALTMNSSAYMAEVFRAGIQAIDKGQTEASRSLGMTNGMTLRYIILPQAFRNMLPAIGNEFIIIIKDSSLVSMIGIAEIIYTARTIQGVTFQPLAPLLVAAGLYFIITFTLANLLSWLERRLSTSR, encoded by the coding sequence GTGAATTTAGATTTTTCCTTTCTATTAGAACATTGGCAGGATTATGCACAAAGTGCGTGGGTTACGCTTGAACTTTCCTTTTTCGGTGTATTGTTTGGTACGTTGCTGGGTGTAATCATGGCGCTAATGCGAATATCCCGAATATGGCCAATTAAATTTGTGGCATCGGCGTATATTGAACTCATTCGAGGAACACCGATGCTGGTACAGATTCTTATTATTCATTATGGTCTGACGGTTGTAGGTGTGAACTTACCGGCATTTATGTCGGGGGTGGTAGCCCTGACTATGAATAGCTCGGCTTATATGGCGGAGGTGTTCAGGGCCGGGATTCAAGCGATTGATAAAGGACAGACGGAGGCTTCGCGCTCCCTTGGTATGACAAATGGTATGACACTTCGTTATATTATACTGCCGCAGGCTTTTCGTAACATGCTTCCAGCCATCGGTAATGAATTCATTATTATCATTAAAGATTCTTCGCTTGTCTCCATGATCGGCATAGCCGAGATTATATACACGGCCAGAACGATTCAGGGTGTTACGTTCCAGCCGCTTGCTCCGCTGCTTGTTGCCGCCGGCCTCTATTTTATAATCACATTTACACTGGCTAATTTACTCTCTTGGTTGGAACGTAGACTGTCTACCTCTCGCTAA
- a CDS encoding transporter substrate-binding domain-containing protein — MKKVLLPMMLLLVVVFMSACGQEKTTGTGSDATSSSDSSSAEKEVIVLGTSADYAPYEFHKKIDGKDTIVGFDIEIAKAIAADLGAELKIEDMDFDGLLMALGTDKVDFVISGLTPTEERKKNVDFTDIYYYAEQAVLVREGEDAALKSIEDLSGKQVGVQKSSIQEGIAQEIEGAKLTSLAKIPELILELQTGRVDALILEKPVAEQYVKNQEGLVVAGVEIEQAEDEGGSAIAVKKGNQKLLDQINTTLEKLKTNGDIERFVVEANEMLGE, encoded by the coding sequence GTGAAAAAAGTGCTTTTGCCAATGATGCTGTTGTTAGTGGTTGTATTCATGTCCGCATGTGGGCAGGAAAAAACGACAGGGACCGGATCAGACGCTACTTCGTCTTCGGACAGTAGCTCTGCGGAAAAGGAAGTAATTGTACTTGGAACCAGTGCAGACTATGCACCCTATGAATTTCATAAGAAAATCGATGGAAAAGATACTATCGTAGGTTTTGACATCGAGATTGCGAAAGCAATTGCGGCTGATCTGGGAGCCGAGCTGAAGATTGAGGACATGGACTTTGATGGCCTTCTTATGGCCCTCGGTACAGATAAGGTTGATTTTGTAATATCAGGCTTAACCCCTACCGAAGAACGCAAGAAGAATGTTGATTTTACAGATATCTACTATTATGCAGAACAGGCTGTACTCGTTAGAGAAGGTGAAGATGCGGCATTGAAGTCCATAGAAGATCTATCAGGCAAGCAGGTTGGCGTACAAAAGAGTTCCATTCAGGAAGGGATTGCTCAGGAAATAGAGGGAGCAAAGCTCACTTCTCTGGCCAAAATACCTGAACTGATTCTGGAGTTGCAGACGGGGCGTGTAGACGCACTCATCCTGGAGAAGCCGGTGGCTGAACAGTATGTGAAGAACCAAGAGGGGCTTGTTGTTGCAGGTGTGGAGATTGAACAGGCTGAAGACGAGGGTGGTTCGGCCATCGCGGTGAAGAAAGGTAATCAGAAGCTGCTGGATCAGATCAACACTACATTGGAAAAGCTCAAAACAAACGGAGATATTGAACGGTTCGTCGTTGAAGCGAATGAGATGCTCGGCGAATAA
- a CDS encoding ornithine--oxo-acid transaminase yields the protein MSDSKMLIDWSERYAAPNYHPLPIVIEQAEGVWVQDPEGRRYMDMLSAYSALNHGHRHPVIIQALKDQADQVTLTSRAFHSSSASLFYQKLSQFTGKSKILAMNTGAEAVETAVKAVRRWAYRRKGVPENQAEIIVCSGNFHGRTLTVTSFSSSAEYKKDFGPFTPGFRIIPYGDIEALKQAITPNTAGFLVEPIQGEAGIVIPPDGYLAKAFALCKSQQVLTVSDEIQTGFGRTGRRFASDWEGVEPDIWVMGKALGGGVMPISAIAADAEILDLFEPGSHGSTFGGNPLACAVAIAALKVLEDEKLAERSERLGNYFMKRLRDIRSSAIRDIRGKGLFIGVELHEPARPYCERLMSAGLLCKETHETTIRFAPPLTIKESEIDWALERIEQVLITNEGADLHEK from the coding sequence ATGTCAGATTCCAAAATGTTAATTGATTGGTCGGAGCGTTATGCTGCACCTAATTATCATCCGCTCCCTATTGTTATTGAACAGGCGGAAGGGGTATGGGTGCAAGACCCTGAAGGCCGCCGTTATATGGATATGTTAAGTGCATACTCTGCATTGAATCATGGTCATAGACATCCTGTGATCATACAGGCGCTCAAGGATCAGGCAGATCAGGTTACGCTGACATCACGGGCGTTCCACAGTAGCTCCGCTTCTCTTTTTTATCAGAAACTCTCACAATTCACGGGGAAATCGAAGATTCTCGCCATGAATACAGGAGCGGAAGCGGTGGAAACTGCCGTGAAGGCGGTACGCAGGTGGGCTTATCGTCGCAAAGGTGTACCGGAAAATCAAGCCGAAATTATCGTATGCTCTGGTAACTTTCATGGAAGAACTCTGACGGTTACGTCCTTTTCTTCTTCAGCGGAGTATAAAAAAGATTTTGGACCGTTCACACCTGGATTCCGGATTATTCCCTATGGAGACATTGAAGCGCTGAAGCAGGCCATTACGCCAAATACGGCTGGTTTTCTTGTAGAGCCTATTCAGGGCGAAGCTGGAATCGTTATCCCGCCTGATGGATATTTGGCTAAAGCCTTTGCTCTGTGTAAGAGCCAGCAGGTGTTGACTGTATCTGATGAGATCCAGACCGGATTTGGAAGAACAGGTCGCCGTTTTGCCTCCGACTGGGAAGGGGTTGAACCAGACATCTGGGTTATGGGCAAAGCGCTGGGGGGAGGAGTCATGCCCATCTCGGCTATCGCTGCTGATGCGGAGATACTTGATTTGTTTGAGCCGGGGTCTCATGGTTCTACGTTTGGGGGTAACCCACTCGCTTGCGCCGTGGCTATAGCAGCTCTGAAAGTTCTTGAAGATGAGAAGCTTGCCGAGCGATCGGAGCGTCTGGGGAACTATTTTATGAAAAGACTTCGAGATATTCGCAGTTCAGCCATACGGGATATTCGGGGGAAAGGTTTATTTATTGGTGTTGAACTGCATGAACCAGCCCGCCCTTATTGTGAGCGGTTGATGTCTGCTGGACTGCTGTGTAAAGAAACCCATGAGACAACCATTCGATTTGCCCCACCACTGACGATTAAAGAGTCCGAGATTGACTGGGCACTGGAGAGAATTGAGCAGGTATTGATCACCAATGAGGGAGCTGACCTACATGAAAAATGA
- a CDS encoding DUF6953 family protein, with the protein MEKTAQGVAEWMVQEIKFTGTLHQEAAIEYVKTHFGEEFVFVNENGNTSLSKEVKKAFRKLHRGQIAWDRDAFMWAWT; encoded by the coding sequence GTGGAGAAGACAGCACAAGGCGTAGCAGAATGGATGGTTCAGGAGATTAAATTCACAGGAACACTTCATCAGGAAGCTGCCATAGAATATGTGAAGACCCATTTTGGCGAAGAGTTTGTTTTTGTTAACGAGAACGGCAATACATCATTGTCCAAAGAAGTGAAGAAGGCTTTCCGGAAGCTTCATCGTGGGCAGATCGCCTGGGATCGGGATGCATTTATGTGGGCATGGACATAG
- the rocF gene encoding arginase — MKNDDDVHSGIKDTSIDTNQTSVRRNIAIIKVPFGLGGARGGAELGPDELITAGLKREIASLGLVLSKEVRVDCPSEPAAPIERNRVKHLNEVRQVSEKVCSEVSGAVEEGAFPLVLGGDHSVAIGTFAGLTAHYSNLGVIWFDAHADLNTEERSLSGNMHGMSVAASLGHTAFNLSHITGAGEFIDPSNLVYIGLRDLDEYEKEQIKGLGIRAFTMHDIDRMGIKQVIEEAIATAGKGTDGIHVSFDMDCLDPREAPGVGTPVPGGLTYREAHYALEILASTNQVTSMELVEVNPLFDHNRHTARLGVELIASLLGKRIL; from the coding sequence ATGAAAAATGATGATGATGTCCATAGTGGAATAAAAGATACTTCTATTGATACAAATCAAACATCTGTGCGGCGTAATATTGCTATCATTAAGGTTCCTTTTGGACTCGGTGGAGCACGAGGTGGAGCAGAGTTGGGGCCTGATGAATTGATTACAGCTGGACTGAAGCGGGAGATTGCGAGTCTTGGGTTAGTGCTTTCCAAAGAAGTGCGGGTAGATTGTCCTTCTGAACCTGCTGCCCCTATTGAGCGGAATCGTGTAAAACACTTAAATGAGGTACGTCAGGTCAGTGAGAAGGTGTGTAGTGAAGTATCAGGTGCAGTAGAGGAGGGGGCTTTCCCACTTGTGCTTGGGGGAGATCATAGTGTAGCGATTGGTACTTTTGCCGGGCTAACAGCGCACTATTCGAATTTGGGTGTGATCTGGTTTGATGCGCATGCAGACTTGAATACGGAAGAACGCAGCTTGTCCGGTAATATGCATGGGATGAGTGTGGCTGCATCCTTGGGGCATACTGCATTCAATCTGTCGCACATTACTGGAGCAGGCGAGTTTATTGATCCGTCCAACTTGGTCTATATTGGTCTGCGTGATCTGGATGAGTATGAGAAAGAGCAGATTAAGGGACTGGGAATCCGAGCATTTACGATGCATGATATTGACCGGATGGGAATAAAGCAAGTTATTGAGGAAGCAATAGCTACAGCGGGAAAAGGGACAGATGGTATTCATGTCAGCTTCGACATGGATTGTCTGGATCCGCGGGAAGCTCCGGGTGTGGGTACCCCAGTACCGGGTGGTCTGACTTACCGAGAAGCACATTATGCATTGGAGATACTTGCTTCCACAAATCAAGTTACGTCGATGGAACTGGTTGAGGTGAATCCGTTGTTTGATCATAATAGACATACGGCACGACTTGGTGTGGAACTGATCGCTTCGTTACTTGGTAAGCGCATATTGTAA
- a CDS encoding class I SAM-dependent methyltransferase, whose translation MDYHDMLARLGEGSAHPGGFLATLKLLEGLSLPVGSHILEIGCGTGRTACYLANNGYRVTAIDLHRNMLDKAVRRARRERVDVQFVQADVTSLPFPENHFDVVFVESVTIFTPWRSALAEYRRVLKPGGLLVDREMVLSGQKTELMCRRLKQFYGIQTLVTATAWRKRLKQCGFTKVEVKEHSRSMGKWGVDHDPHREIDMNWFEDERMQRMSQTNDRLLAKYGKKLGYAVFAARAPLEVKNEK comes from the coding sequence GTGGATTATCATGACATGCTGGCTCGGTTAGGGGAGGGAAGTGCCCATCCTGGAGGATTTTTGGCAACGCTGAAGTTGCTGGAGGGCTTATCTCTGCCTGTGGGTAGTCATATTCTTGAGATAGGGTGCGGCACTGGGAGGACTGCGTGTTATCTGGCCAATAATGGATATCGGGTAACGGCGATTGATCTTCATCGCAATATGCTGGATAAGGCAGTTCGGAGAGCGAGACGAGAACGGGTGGATGTTCAATTTGTTCAGGCTGATGTAACATCGTTACCTTTTCCGGAAAATCATTTTGATGTGGTATTCGTGGAGTCTGTTACGATCTTCACCCCATGGCGGAGTGCACTTGCTGAGTATAGAAGAGTGTTGAAGCCCGGTGGACTTTTAGTGGATCGGGAGATGGTTCTATCAGGCCAGAAGACCGAATTGATGTGTCGTAGGTTAAAGCAATTTTACGGTATACAAACCCTGGTAACGGCCACAGCATGGAGAAAACGCCTCAAACAGTGTGGTTTCACCAAGGTAGAGGTCAAAGAACATTCGCGATCCATGGGAAAATGGGGCGTTGATCATGACCCACATCGCGAGATCGATATGAATTGGTTTGAGGATGAACGTATGCAGCGAATGAGTCAAACTAATGATCGTTTGCTCGCGAAATACGGCAAAAAGTTGGGATATGCTGTTTTTGCGGCTAGGGCACCGTTGGAGGTCAAAAACGAAAAATAG